The genomic stretch TACGACCGCACCCACACCCTCCAGCTCGATGAAATGGGCGGCGTCGGCCAGAAGATGCGCAAGATGTTCGCCCTCTGGACCGTCTGCTCCCTGGCCTCCCTCGCCCTGCCCGGCATGAGCGGCTTCGTGTCGGAGCTGATGGTGTTCGTGGGCTTCGTCACCAGCGAGGCCTACTCCCTCAGCTTCCGCATCGTGATGGCCGCCCTGGCAGCGGTGGGGGTGATCCTCACACCGATCTACCTGCTCTCGATGCTGCGGGAGATCTTCTTCGGCAAGGAGAACACCGAGCTGGTGTCCCACACCAAGCTGGTGGATGCGGAACCACGCGAGATCTACGTGATCTCCTGCCTGCTGGTGCCGATCATCGGCATCGGCCTCTATCCGCGCCTGATGACCGACACCTACCGCGCTTCGATCGAGGCCCTGGTGCAACGCGAGGAGGCCGCCATGGCCCGGATGATTCCGGCCGGACGCCAGGGCCTGATTCGTCAGAACCCTCCCCTGGCTCTGCTCCGTGCTGGCGTGGAGCCCCATCAGCCCCTGCTGACCGCTCCTCTGCTGCCCTGAGCGAGGAGTCAAAGGGAGTTACGAAACCCTGCGGATGCTGCCCGCCCATCCCCCTGTCCAGGGGGGATGCCTACGCTCCCAGCGAGTTGGGCCCGCCCGGGCCATCAGCGCTCCAGTCCTCAACCATTCGCCTCGCCCCAAGCGTCTCGAACCATGCGTCAGCTGAACTTCCTGCTGATCTTCAGCTTTGGCCTGGCCACGGTGATGTTCACCCTGGAGAACACCACCGCCACCACGGTGCACTTCCTTCCCGGGGTGAGCGCGACGCTTCCCCTGGCCGCGATGATGCTGGTGGTGGGAGGCATCGGTGCCACCGCCGCCTGGGTGTTCGCCGTCTGGACGGGAGTCGTCAAGAAGGTGGAGCAACTGCAGGAGCAGAGCGAACTGGAGGCCCAGCAGGTGCGGATCCAGGAGCTCGAAGCCGACG from Synechococcus sp. CBW1107 encodes the following:
- a CDS encoding LapA family protein, with protein sequence MRQLNFLLIFSFGLATVMFTLENTTATTVHFLPGVSATLPLAAMMLVVGGIGATAAWVFAVWTGVVKKVEQLQEQSELEAQQVRIQELEADVQRYRATVDAQLSLLPAAGQSSAPSPEPQPEEA